The following coding sequences lie in one Klebsiella huaxiensis genomic window:
- a CDS encoding YciN family protein: MQGTTQPIDRQKLLEKANKLIREHEDTLAGIEATDVVQRNGVLVFSGEFYLDEQGLPTAKSTAVFNMFKYLAHELSDKYHLAD; the protein is encoded by the coding sequence ATGCAAGGTACAACCCAACCCATCGATCGCCAGAAGCTGCTTGAAAAAGCCAATAAACTCATCCGCGAACATGAGGATACGTTAGCCGGGATCGAAGCTACCGACGTCGTTCAGCGTAACGGCGTGCTGGTGTTCAGCGGCGAGTTTTATCTTGATGAGCAGGGTCTGCCAACGGCAAAAAGTACGGCGGTATTTAATATGTTCAAATACCTCGCACATGAGCTGTCTGATAAATATCACCTGGCAGATTAA
- a CDS encoding YciK family oxidoreductase encodes MHYQPQRHLLQDRIILVTGASDGIGREAALTYARYSASVILVGRNEEKLRRVAQEIQQAGGIPAPWFTLDLLTCTPQECQQLAQKIAIHYPRLDGVLHNAGLLGDICPMDEQKPDIWQQVMQVNVNGTFMLTQALLPLLLKSESGSLVFTSSSVGRQGRANWGAYAASKFATEGMMQVLAEEYQSRHLRVNCINPGGTRTKMRANAFPTEDPQKLKTPADIMPVYLWLMGDDSRRKTGMTFDAQPGRKPGIAQ; translated from the coding sequence GTGCATTATCAACCGCAACGTCACCTGTTACAGGACCGCATCATCCTGGTTACCGGCGCCAGCGACGGCATTGGCCGTGAAGCCGCCCTGACCTATGCTCGCTACAGCGCCAGCGTGATCCTGGTTGGCCGTAATGAAGAGAAGCTGCGTCGCGTCGCACAAGAGATTCAGCAAGCAGGAGGTATTCCTGCCCCATGGTTCACGCTTGACCTGTTGACCTGCACGCCGCAGGAGTGCCAGCAGTTGGCGCAGAAGATTGCTATTCACTACCCACGTCTTGACGGCGTACTGCACAACGCAGGTCTGCTGGGCGATATCTGCCCAATGGATGAACAAAAGCCGGACATATGGCAGCAGGTTATGCAGGTGAACGTAAATGGCACCTTTATGCTCACTCAGGCATTGCTTCCTTTATTACTCAAATCTGAGTCCGGTTCTCTGGTCTTCACCTCCTCCAGCGTGGGTCGTCAGGGGCGAGCGAACTGGGGTGCTTATGCGGCGTCCAAATTTGCCACCGAAGGCATGATGCAGGTGCTGGCTGAGGAGTATCAAAGCCGCCATCTGCGGGTTAACTGCATCAATCCTGGCGGCACGCGCACCAAAATGCGCGCCAATGCTTTCCCAACCGAAGATCCGCAAAAATTGAAAACGCCTGCCGATATCATGCCGGTTTATCTGTGGCTGATGGGCGACGATAGCCGTCGCAAGACGGGAATGACTTTTGACGCCCAACCGGGCCGTAAACCAGGAATCGCACAATGA
- the sohB gene encoding protease SohB, with protein MELLAQYGLFLAKIATIVVAIAVVVAIIVNLTQRKRQRGELRVTNLSEQYKEMKEELAVSLLDVPQQKLWHKGQKKKLKQEAKAAKARAKLGTAEPEGKPRVWVLDFKGSMDAHEVSSLREEITAVLAAVKARDQVVIRLESPGGVVHGYGLAASQLQRLRDKQIPLTVAVDKVAASGGYMMACVANKIVSAPFAILGSIGVVAQIPNINRFLKNKDIDIELHTAGQYKRTLTMLGENTEEGRQKFREDLNDTHRLFKDFVHQMRPSLDIEQVATGEHWYGTQALEKGLVDEVETSDELLLGLMDKHEVISVRYQQRKKMLDRFTGSAAESVDKLLLRWWQRGQKPLM; from the coding sequence GTGGAATTACTTGCTCAATATGGCCTGTTTTTGGCCAAAATCGCGACCATTGTTGTCGCTATTGCGGTTGTCGTCGCCATTATTGTTAACCTGACTCAGCGCAAAAGGCAGCGCGGTGAGCTCCGGGTGACCAATCTTAGCGAGCAATATAAGGAGATGAAGGAAGAGCTGGCGGTTTCGTTGCTCGACGTCCCACAGCAAAAACTGTGGCACAAAGGGCAAAAGAAAAAGCTTAAGCAGGAAGCAAAAGCGGCAAAGGCGCGCGCGAAGTTGGGCACGGCAGAGCCGGAAGGCAAGCCGCGCGTTTGGGTGCTGGATTTTAAAGGCAGTATGGATGCTCATGAAGTCAGCAGCCTGCGTGAAGAAATTACCGCGGTGCTGGCAGCGGTGAAAGCGCGGGATCAGGTCGTTATTCGCCTGGAAAGCCCCGGCGGCGTGGTGCATGGCTATGGTCTTGCCGCTTCGCAGTTGCAACGCCTTCGTGATAAACAGATCCCGTTAACGGTAGCGGTAGATAAAGTAGCGGCCAGCGGTGGTTACATGATGGCCTGCGTGGCGAATAAAATCGTCTCTGCGCCGTTTGCCATTCTTGGTTCTATTGGCGTCGTGGCGCAGATCCCTAATATCAACCGCTTCCTGAAAAACAAAGATATCGACATTGAGCTGCATACGGCCGGACAGTACAAACGTACCCTGACGATGCTGGGCGAAAATACCGAAGAAGGGCGACAGAAATTCCGCGAAGACCTGAACGATACGCATCGGCTGTTCAAAGATTTTGTTCACCAGATGCGTCCCTCGTTGGATATTGAGCAGGTGGCAACTGGCGAACATTGGTACGGTACTCAGGCGCTGGAAAAAGGCCTGGTGGACGAGGTGGAAACCAGTGATGAACTGCTGCTGGGACTGATGGATAAGCACGAGGTCATCAGCGTGCGTTATCAACAACGTAAGAAGATGCTCGACCGCTTTACCGGCAGCGCGGCTGAAAGTGTCGACAAACTGCTGCTACGATGGTGGCAACGCGGACAAAAACCGCTGATGTAA
- the topA gene encoding type I DNA topoisomerase, with the protein MGKALVIVESPAKAKTINKYLGNDYVVKSSVGHIRDLPTSGSTSKKSADSTATKGAKKPKKDERGALVNRMGVDPWHDWDAHYEILPGKEKVVAELKQLAEKADHIYLATDLDREGEAIAWHLREVIGGDEQRYSRVVFNEITKNAIRQAFEKPGELNIDRVNAQQARRFMDRVVGYMVSPLLWKKIARGLSAGRVQSVAVRLVVEREREIKAFVPEEFWEIDANTTTPGGDALSLQVTHKADKPFRPVNRDETMAAVSLLEKAGYSVLEREDKPTSSKPGAPFITSTLQQAASTRLGFGVKKTMMMAQRLYEAGYITYMRTDSTNLSQDAVNMVRGYIGDNFGKKYLPENANQYTSKENSQEAHEAIRPSDVNVVAESLKDMEADAQKLYQLIWRQFVACQMTPAQYDSTTLTVKAGDFKLKARGRTLRFDGWTKVMPALRKGDEDRVLPVVKQGDSLSLVELLPAQHFTKPPARFSEASLVKELEKRGIGRPSTYASIISTIQDRGYVRSENRRFYAEKMGEIVTDRLEANFRELMNYDFTAQMENSLDQVANHEAEWKKVLDSFFGDFTNQLEKAEKDPEEGGMQPNQMVLTSIDCPTCSRQMGIRTATTGVFLGCSGYALSPKERCKTTINLVPENEVLNVLEGDDAETNALRAKRRCQKCGTAMDSYLIDPKRKLHVCGNNPTCDGYEIEEGEFRIKGYDGPIVECEKCGSEMHLKMGRFGKYMACTNDECKNTRKILRNGEVAPPKEDPVPLPELPCEKSDAYFVLRDGAAGVFLAANTFPKSRETRAPLVEELYRFRDRLAEKLRYLADAPQQDPEGNKTMVRFSRKTKQQYVASEKDGKATGWSAFYIDGKWTEAKK; encoded by the coding sequence ATGGGTAAAGCTCTCGTTATCGTTGAGTCCCCGGCAAAAGCCAAAACGATCAATAAGTATCTGGGTAATGACTACGTGGTGAAATCCAGCGTCGGTCATATCCGAGATTTGCCGACCAGTGGCTCAACTTCCAAAAAGAGCGCCGACTCTACCGCCACCAAAGGGGCTAAAAAGCCTAAGAAGGATGAACGTGGTGCTCTGGTCAATCGTATGGGCGTGGACCCGTGGCATGACTGGGATGCGCACTATGAAATACTTCCGGGTAAAGAAAAGGTCGTCGCGGAACTCAAGCAGTTGGCAGAAAAAGCCGACCACATCTACCTCGCAACCGACCTTGACCGCGAAGGGGAAGCCATTGCATGGCACCTGCGGGAAGTTATCGGTGGTGATGAGCAGCGCTATAGTCGCGTGGTGTTCAATGAGATCACCAAAAATGCTATCCGTCAGGCTTTTGAAAAGCCGGGCGAACTGAATATTGACCGTGTTAACGCCCAGCAGGCGCGTCGTTTTATGGACCGCGTTGTGGGTTACATGGTGTCTCCACTGTTGTGGAAAAAGATTGCTCGTGGTCTGTCCGCAGGCCGCGTTCAGTCCGTTGCCGTGCGTCTGGTTGTTGAGCGCGAACGCGAAATTAAAGCGTTTGTTCCGGAAGAGTTCTGGGAAATTGACGCCAACACCACCACGCCTGGTGGCGACGCGCTGTCGTTGCAGGTAACGCATAAAGCCGATAAGCCATTCCGTCCGGTCAATCGTGACGAAACTATGGCGGCGGTCAGCCTGCTGGAAAAAGCGGGTTATAGCGTCCTTGAGCGCGAAGACAAGCCAACCAGCAGCAAGCCTGGCGCACCATTTATTACCTCCACTCTGCAGCAGGCGGCCAGCACGCGTCTGGGCTTCGGGGTGAAGAAAACCATGATGATGGCGCAGCGTTTGTATGAAGCGGGCTACATCACCTACATGCGTACTGACTCCACCAACCTGAGTCAGGATGCAGTAAATATGGTTCGTGGCTATATTGGCGATAATTTCGGCAAGAAATACCTGCCGGAAAACGCCAATCAGTACACCAGCAAAGAAAATTCGCAGGAAGCGCACGAAGCGATTCGTCCTTCCGACGTGAACGTGGTGGCGGAATCGCTGAAAGATATGGAAGCGGATGCGCAGAAACTGTATCAACTGATTTGGCGCCAGTTTGTCGCCTGTCAGATGACGCCTGCGCAATACGACTCCACCACGCTGACCGTAAAAGCGGGTGATTTTAAACTCAAGGCGCGCGGTCGTACGCTGCGCTTTGATGGCTGGACGAAAGTGATGCCAGCGTTGCGCAAAGGCGATGAAGACAGGGTTCTGCCGGTGGTTAAACAGGGCGATAGCTTAAGCCTGGTTGAACTGCTCCCGGCACAGCACTTTACCAAACCGCCTGCGCGCTTTAGTGAAGCTTCTTTGGTTAAAGAGCTGGAAAAACGCGGTATCGGCCGTCCGTCCACCTATGCGTCGATCATTTCGACCATTCAGGATCGCGGCTATGTGCGCAGTGAAAATCGTCGTTTCTACGCAGAGAAAATGGGTGAGATCGTTACCGATCGCCTGGAAGCCAACTTCCGCGAGCTGATGAACTACGATTTTACCGCGCAGATGGAAAACAGCCTTGACCAGGTGGCTAACCACGAAGCCGAGTGGAAGAAGGTGCTCGATAGCTTCTTCGGCGACTTCACCAACCAGTTGGAAAAAGCAGAAAAAGACCCTGAAGAGGGCGGTATGCAGCCGAACCAGATGGTGCTGACCAGCATCGACTGTCCGACCTGTAGCCGTCAGATGGGCATCCGTACCGCGACGACCGGCGTCTTCCTGGGTTGCTCAGGCTATGCGCTGTCGCCGAAAGAGCGCTGTAAGACCACCATCAACCTGGTGCCGGAAAACGAAGTGCTGAACGTGCTGGAAGGTGATGACGCCGAAACCAACGCGTTGCGCGCTAAACGTCGCTGCCAGAAATGCGGCACGGCGATGGACAGCTACCTCATCGATCCGAAACGTAAACTGCACGTCTGCGGTAATAACCCGACCTGCGATGGCTACGAGATCGAAGAGGGTGAGTTCCGCATCAAGGGCTATGATGGTCCGATCGTTGAGTGTGAAAAATGTGGTTCCGAAATGCACCTGAAGATGGGGCGTTTTGGTAAGTACATGGCTTGTACTAACGATGAGTGTAAAAATACGCGTAAGATCCTGCGTAACGGGGAAGTGGCACCGCCGAAAGAAGATCCGGTTCCGCTGCCAGAACTCCCGTGCGAGAAATCAGACGCTTACTTTGTGTTGCGTGATGGCGCAGCAGGTGTTTTCCTGGCTGCGAACACCTTCCCTAAATCGCGTGAAACTCGTGCGCCGTTAGTGGAGGAGCTGTATCGCTTCCGCGATCGTCTGGCTGAGAAACTGCGTTATCTGGCCGATGCGCCGCAGCAGGATCCGGAAGGCAACAAAACAATGGTGCGTTTTAGCCGTAAGACTAAGCAACAGTACGTTGCTTCAGAGAAAGACGGTAAAGCGACCGGCTGGTCAGCCTTCTATATTGATGGTAAATGGACTGAAGCGAAGAAGTAA
- the cobO gene encoding cob(I)yrinic acid a,c-diamide adenosyltransferase has protein sequence MSDERYRERQQRVKDKVDARVASAQEERGIVIVFTGNGKGKTTAAFGTVTRAVGHGKKASVVQFIKGTWPNGERNLLEPHGVEFQVMATGFTWNTQDRESDTAACLAVWEHGRRMLADESLDLVLLDELTYMVAYDYLPLEDVLTALRNRPAHQTVIITGRGCHREITELADTVSELRPVKHAFDAGIKAQIGIDY, from the coding sequence ATGAGTGATGAACGCTACCGTGAACGCCAGCAGCGGGTAAAAGATAAGGTCGATGCCCGCGTGGCGTCAGCCCAGGAAGAACGCGGCATTGTGATTGTGTTTACCGGCAACGGTAAAGGCAAAACTACCGCCGCTTTTGGCACCGTTACCCGCGCCGTCGGGCATGGCAAAAAGGCCAGTGTTGTGCAGTTTATTAAAGGCACCTGGCCGAACGGAGAGCGCAATCTGCTTGAACCGCACGGCGTTGAATTTCAGGTGATGGCCACCGGCTTCACCTGGAATACTCAGGATCGCGAAAGCGACACAGCCGCCTGCCTCGCCGTCTGGGAACATGGGCGCAGAATGCTGGCCGATGAAAGCCTGGATCTCGTTTTACTGGACGAGCTAACCTACATGGTGGCCTATGACTACCTGCCGCTGGAAGACGTGCTGACTGCTCTGCGCAACCGCCCTGCGCATCAAACGGTCATTATTACCGGTCGCGGTTGCCATCGTGAAATTACCGAACTGGCCGATACCGTCAGCGAATTGCGTCCTGTTAAGCACGCGTTTGATGCCGGAATTAAGGCGCAGATAGGGATCGATTACTAA
- a CDS encoding YmiA family putative membrane protein — translation MISDIDYMKYAMSQERDKTEIDPVLRSKAWSAVILGLAMFWSVIALVVCNVWLLN, via the coding sequence ATGATTAGTGATATCGATTATATGAAGTATGCGATGTCACAGGAACGTGACAAGACTGAGATAGATCCGGTTTTGAGAAGTAAGGCCTGGAGCGCCGTTATCCTTGGGCTTGCGATGTTCTGGAGCGTCATTGCTCTGGTTGTCTGCAACGTTTGGTTACTTAACTAG
- the cysB gene encoding HTH-type transcriptional regulator CysB, translated as MKLQQLRYIVEVVNHNLNVSSTAEGLYTSQPGISKQVRMLEDELGIQIFARSGKHLTQVTPAGQEIIRIAREVLSKVDAIKSVAGEHTWPDKGSLYVATTHTQARYALPGVIKGFIERYPRVSLHMHQGSPTQIAEAVSKGNADFAIATEALHLYDDLVMLPCYHWNRSVVVTPEHPLASRGSVSIEELAQYPLVTYTFGFTGRSELDTAFNRAGLTPRIVFTATDADVIKTYVRLGLGVGVIASMAVDPVSDPDLVKLDANDIFSHSTTKIGFRRSTFLRSYMYDFIQRFAPHLTRDVVDTAVALRSNEDIEAMFKDIKLPEK; from the coding sequence ATGAAACTACAGCAGCTCCGCTACATCGTTGAGGTTGTTAACCATAATCTGAACGTCTCCTCTACTGCCGAAGGGCTGTATACCTCACAGCCAGGCATCAGCAAGCAGGTCCGCATGCTGGAAGATGAGCTGGGAATTCAGATTTTCGCCCGCAGCGGCAAACATTTAACTCAGGTGACTCCCGCCGGGCAGGAGATCATCCGCATTGCTCGTGAAGTCTTGTCAAAAGTGGATGCGATAAAGTCGGTCGCCGGTGAACACACCTGGCCTGATAAAGGTTCGCTGTACGTTGCGACCACTCATACTCAGGCTCGCTACGCGCTCCCGGGGGTGATTAAAGGGTTTATCGAACGCTATCCGCGCGTCTCATTGCACATGCATCAGGGCTCGCCAACGCAAATCGCGGAGGCAGTCTCGAAAGGTAACGCTGACTTTGCTATCGCGACCGAAGCGCTGCATCTCTATGATGATTTAGTCATGCTGCCTTGCTATCACTGGAACCGCTCCGTTGTTGTGACGCCGGAGCACCCGCTGGCTTCCCGAGGTTCGGTATCTATCGAGGAACTGGCGCAGTATCCGCTGGTGACCTACACCTTCGGGTTTACCGGTCGTTCCGAGCTGGATACTGCTTTTAACCGTGCCGGGTTGACGCCACGCATTGTCTTTACCGCAACCGATGCTGATGTAATAAAAACTTACGTGCGCCTGGGCCTTGGGGTAGGGGTTATTGCTAGCATGGCAGTAGATCCTGTCTCCGATCCGGATCTGGTCAAGCTTGATGCCAACGATATTTTCAGCCACAGCACGACTAAAATCGGCTTCCGTCGTAGTACCTTCCTGCGAAGCTATATGTATGATTTTATTCAACGTTTCGCCCCACATCTGACGCGCGATGTCGTCGATACCGCTGTGGCATTGCGTTCAAATGAAGATATTGAAGCGATGTTCAAAGATATTAAGTTACCGGAAAAATAA
- the acnA gene encoding aconitate hydratase AcnA — translation MSSTLRAASKETLQVNDKTWHYYSLPLAAKELGDLSRLPKSLKVLLENLLRWQDGDSVTAEDIHALAGWLKNAHADREIAYRPARVLMQDFTGVPAVVDLAAMREAVKRLGGDTAKVNPLSPVDLVIDHSVTVDRFGDDDAFEENVRLEMERNHERYVFLRWGQQAFSRFSVVPPGTGICHQVNLEYLGKAVWSEEQNGEWVAYPDTLVGTDSHTTMINGLGVLGWGVGGIEAEAAMLGQPVSMLIPDVVGFKLSGKLREGITATDLVLTVTQMLRKHGVVGKFVEFYGDGLDSLPLADRATIANMSPEYGATCGFFPIDAVTLSYMRLTGRSEEQVALVEAYAKAQGMWRQPGDEPIFTSSLALDMGTVEASLAGPKRPQDRVALGDVPKAFAASAELEVNHAQKDKRPIDYTLNGQQYSLPDGAVAIAAITSCTNTSNPSVLMAAGLLAKNAVERGLKPQPWVKASLAPGSKVVSDYLAHAKLTPYLDELGFNLVGYGCTTCIGNSGPLPDPIERAIKQGDLTVGAVLSGNRNFEGRIHPLVKTNWLASPPLVVAYALAGNMNLDLTREPLGIGKDGQPVYLKDIWPSGAEVARAVEQVSTEMFHKEYAEVFEGTPEWRSIKVDRSDTYDWQDDSTYIRLSPFFDDMGVEPKPVEDIHGARILAMLGDSVTTDHISPAGSIKADSPAGRYLQNHGVERTDFNSYGSRRGNHEVMMRGTFANIRIRNEMVPGVEGGMTRHLPDSEPIAIYDAAMLYKDEGTPLAVIAGKEYGSGSSRDWAAKGPRLLGVRVVIAESFERIHRSNLIGMGILPLEFPQGVTRKTLGLTGAERIDISNLQSLQPGMTVPITLTRADGKLDVIDCRCRIDTATELTYYQNDGILHYVIRNML, via the coding sequence ATGTCGTCAACCCTACGAGCCGCCAGCAAGGAAACCTTACAGGTTAATGATAAGACCTGGCATTACTACAGCTTACCGCTGGCCGCCAAAGAACTGGGCGATCTCTCGCGTTTGCCCAAATCCCTCAAAGTACTACTGGAAAACCTTCTGCGCTGGCAGGACGGTGATTCGGTGACCGCCGAAGATATTCACGCCCTGGCCGGATGGCTGAAAAATGCACATGCTGATCGAGAGATCGCCTACCGTCCGGCGCGTGTGCTGATGCAGGATTTTACCGGCGTTCCCGCCGTGGTGGATCTGGCAGCGATGCGTGAAGCGGTAAAACGCTTGGGAGGCGATACAGCCAAAGTGAATCCACTCTCTCCCGTCGATCTGGTCATTGACCACTCGGTGACGGTAGACCGCTTTGGCGATGATGATGCGTTTGAAGAGAACGTCCGTCTTGAGATGGAGCGTAACCACGAACGCTACGTATTTTTGCGCTGGGGACAGCAGGCGTTCAGCCGCTTCAGCGTGGTGCCGCCGGGCACCGGAATTTGCCACCAGGTTAACCTTGAGTATCTTGGCAAGGCGGTATGGAGTGAAGAGCAAAACGGCGAATGGGTGGCGTACCCGGATACCCTGGTCGGGACCGACTCGCATACTACGATGATCAATGGCCTCGGCGTACTGGGGTGGGGCGTTGGCGGCATCGAAGCGGAAGCCGCGATGCTGGGACAGCCAGTTTCCATGCTGATCCCGGATGTTGTCGGTTTCAAGCTGAGCGGCAAGCTGCGCGAAGGTATCACCGCCACCGACCTGGTGCTAACCGTGACGCAAATGCTGCGCAAACATGGCGTAGTGGGTAAATTTGTCGAGTTCTATGGAGATGGACTTGATTCATTACCGCTGGCAGACCGTGCCACTATCGCTAATATGTCGCCGGAGTACGGCGCGACATGCGGTTTCTTCCCTATTGATGCTGTCACACTGAGCTATATGCGCCTGACCGGGCGCAGCGAAGAGCAGGTGGCGCTGGTGGAAGCCTATGCGAAAGCGCAGGGGATGTGGCGACAGCCTGGGGACGAACCGATCTTCACCAGCTCTCTGGCGCTGGATATGGGGACCGTAGAAGCTAGCCTGGCAGGGCCGAAGCGTCCGCAGGATCGCGTTGCTCTGGGTGATGTCCCTAAAGCTTTTGCCGCCAGCGCCGAGCTGGAAGTTAACCATGCGCAGAAAGACAAGCGGCCTATCGACTATACGCTGAACGGACAGCAATATTCGCTGCCGGATGGTGCGGTGGCGATTGCCGCGATTACCTCATGTACCAACACTTCTAACCCCAGCGTGTTGATGGCCGCCGGCCTGCTGGCAAAAAATGCTGTCGAGCGGGGATTAAAGCCGCAGCCGTGGGTGAAGGCCTCGCTGGCGCCGGGTTCGAAAGTGGTCTCCGACTATCTGGCCCATGCAAAGTTGACGCCATATCTTGATGAGCTGGGTTTTAACCTGGTGGGGTATGGTTGTACGACCTGTATCGGTAACTCCGGGCCGTTGCCGGATCCGATTGAGCGCGCAATCAAACAGGGCGATTTGACCGTCGGGGCCGTGCTTTCCGGTAACCGTAACTTTGAAGGCCGAATTCATCCGCTGGTGAAAACTAACTGGCTGGCCTCGCCACCTCTGGTTGTAGCTTACGCGCTGGCGGGCAATATGAACCTCGACCTGACCCGCGAACCGTTGGGCATCGGCAAAGACGGTCAGCCAGTGTATCTGAAAGATATCTGGCCAAGTGGAGCAGAAGTAGCGCGTGCGGTTGAGCAGGTTTCGACGGAGATGTTCCATAAGGAGTACGCCGAAGTGTTTGAAGGGACGCCTGAATGGCGGTCGATAAAAGTGGATCGCTCTGATACCTACGACTGGCAGGATGACTCAACCTATATTCGCCTGTCGCCGTTCTTTGACGACATGGGCGTTGAACCCAAACCGGTAGAAGACATTCATGGCGCGCGCATTCTGGCGATGCTGGGTGACTCAGTGACAACTGACCACATTTCACCTGCGGGTAGCATCAAAGCCGATAGCCCGGCGGGTCGTTACCTGCAAAATCATGGCGTTGAACGCACCGATTTTAACTCCTACGGTTCGCGACGCGGAAACCACGAGGTGATGATGCGCGGTACGTTTGCCAATATCCGTATTCGCAACGAAATGGTGCCCGGAGTGGAAGGAGGGATGACGCGCCATCTTCCCGATAGTGAACCTATTGCGATTTATGATGCGGCCATGTTGTACAAAGATGAAGGCACGCCGCTGGCGGTGATCGCCGGGAAAGAGTATGGCTCAGGCTCCAGCCGCGACTGGGCAGCGAAAGGACCGCGTCTACTTGGCGTCAGGGTGGTTATTGCTGAATCTTTCGAGCGTATCCACCGCTCGAACCTGATTGGGATGGGGATATTGCCGTTAGAATTCCCGCAGGGTGTTACGCGTAAAACGCTGGGACTCACTGGTGCGGAGCGGATCGATATCAGCAACCTGCAATCACTGCAGCCAGGGATGACGGTTCCGATAACCCTAACCCGAGCAGACGGCAAACTGGACGTTATAGACTGCCGCTGTCGTATCGATACCGCCACTGAGCTGACGTACTACCAGAACGATGGCATTCTGCATTATGTCATTCGCAATATGCTATAG